The following are encoded together in the Ranitomeya imitator isolate aRanImi1 chromosome 4, aRanImi1.pri, whole genome shotgun sequence genome:
- the LOC138674751 gene encoding olfactory receptor 11L1-like, which produces MQSSNSNTVTEIVLLGFQNLQGFRIFFFLLLLIIFCVTVCGNLLIILVVSSSRSLHSPMYFFLTQLSSLDILLSTTILPNMLPIVLYEGSSVSFIGCLIQFYFFSYSEALECLLLFVMSYDRYQAICHPLHYTSVMTLTFCVKAVLSCWLMISAVILVLSVTMSYFWFCGPNVIDHFFCDSDPILELSCSDTFLMKIENIILAASFALSPFIVIVVSYAYIIITILKIPSVTGQQKTFSTCSSHLAVVSLYYGSLLSIYLFPNKQNVKKTLSLFYTVITPLLNPMIYSLSNRDIKQAFQKLKRKMSSVLQIR; this is translated from the coding sequence ATGCAATCCAGCAATTCCAACACAGTGACTGAAATTGTACTCTTAGGATTTCAGAATTTACAAGGCTTTAGGATTTTCTTCTTTCTTCTGCTTCTGATCATCTTCTGTGTGACAGTATGTGGGAACCTTCTTATCATTTTGGTGGTGTCCTCCAGCCGGTCGCTCCACTCTCCCATGTACTTCTTCCTCACACAGCTCTCTTCCTTGGACATATTACTGAGCACCACCATATTACCCAACATGCTGCCTATCGTGTTATATGAGGGAAGTTCTGTGTCTTTTATCGGCTGTTTGatacaattttactttttttcatactCTGAGGCATTGGAATGTCTTCTCTTGTTTGTGATGTCCTACGACCGTTATCAGGCCATCTGTCATCCTCTACATTACACCTCAGTGATGACCCTCACATTTTGTGTTAAAGCCGTTCTCTCATGTTGGCTGATGATCTCTGCCGTTATATTGGTactttcagtaaccatgagttatTTTTGGTTCTGTGGACCAAACGTCATTGACCATTTCTTCTGTGATTCAGATCCCATACTTGAACTTTCCTGCTCAGACACTTTCTTGATGAAAATAGAAAATATTATATTGGCTGCATCATTTGCATTGTCTCCGTTTATTGTAATTGTGGTCTCTTATGCCTATATTATCATCACCATACTGAAGATCCCATCAGTGACCGGACAGCAGAAGACCTTCTCCACCTGCAGCTCCCACCTGGCCGTGGTGTCCTTATATTACGGGTCACTTCTCAGTATCTATTTATTTCCAAATAAGCAAAATGTAAAGAAAACTCTCTCCCTGTTCTACACGGTTATAACCCCGCTCCTCAACCCTATGATATACAGTCTGAGTAACAGAGATATTAAGCAGGCATTTCAAAAGCTAAAAAGAAAAATGTCTTCTGTCCTTCAAATTAGATAA